A stretch of the Acidimicrobiales bacterium genome encodes the following:
- a CDS encoding alpha/beta fold hydrolase, producing MAPSRRTLALTATLAAAGVAAVAARRADARWAAAEDPCRPEERLLPAGEARTVITDDGAELAVTDAGAGPTIVLAHGWTNARELWAPVAHRLLRSGHRVVLYDQRGHGSSTVGSDGFTIARLGADLAAVLEQLDLRGAVLAGHSMGGMTIQALASHHLDVLDERATAIVLVSTAASGLSQGTRDATAATVVASPRLARALASPVGHALVRGSLGKMVCRNHLVLTRDQFLACPPETRAGLLTAMQAMDLREGIAAIGVPVTILVGPHDRLTPPGRAAELADVIPGAELVTLDGFGHMLPIEAPDQVAAAIEAAAMEAASAA from the coding sequence ATGGCTCCCAGTCGCCGGACCCTCGCCCTCACCGCCACGCTCGCCGCTGCCGGAGTCGCCGCCGTCGCCGCTCGCCGGGCCGACGCCCGCTGGGCTGCCGCGGAGGACCCCTGCCGGCCCGAGGAGCGCCTGCTGCCCGCCGGGGAGGCCCGCACCGTCATCACCGACGACGGCGCCGAGCTGGCGGTGACCGACGCCGGCGCCGGGCCGACGATCGTCCTGGCCCACGGGTGGACCAACGCCCGGGAGCTGTGGGCCCCGGTCGCCCACCGGCTCCTCCGCTCCGGCCACCGGGTCGTGCTCTACGACCAGCGAGGCCACGGCTCGTCGACGGTGGGCTCCGACGGCTTCACCATCGCCCGCCTCGGCGCTGACCTGGCGGCGGTGCTCGAGCAGCTCGACCTGCGCGGCGCGGTGCTCGCCGGTCACTCGATGGGCGGGATGACCATCCAGGCGCTGGCCTCGCACCACCTCGATGTCCTCGACGAGCGGGCCACCGCGATCGTCCTCGTGAGCACCGCTGCCTCCGGGCTGAGCCAGGGGACCCGCGACGCGACCGCGGCGACGGTGGTCGCCAGCCCCCGGCTGGCTCGTGCGCTTGCCTCGCCCGTCGGTCACGCCCTCGTGCGAGGTTCGCTGGGGAAGATGGTGTGCCGGAACCACCTCGTGCTCACCCGCGACCAGTTCCTCGCCTGCCCTCCAGAGACCCGGGCCGGTCTGCTCACTGCCATGCAGGCGATGGACCTCCGCGAGGGCATCGCCGCCATCGGGGTGCCGGTCACCATCCTCGTCGGTCCCCACGACCGGTTGACACCGCCAGGTCGGGCGGCAGAGCTGGCCGACGTCATCCCCGGGGCAGAGCTGGTCACTCTGGACGGCTTTGGTCACATGCTCCCGATTGAGGCCCCCGACCAGGTGGCGGCGGCCATCGAGGCCGCAGCAATGGAGGCCGCTTCCGCGGCATGA
- a CDS encoding SDR family NAD(P)-dependent oxidoreductase, protein MGRTAHIEIRGAVALVTGAGSGIGRSTALALAGRGATVLCADIDGEAAEKTAATCGELGAPEATAHTIDVADRGAVEDLAAEVRSAHGALGVLVNNAGVGMSGRFADMSADDWSWIRSVNLDGVVNGCAAFGPAMVARGRGHVVNLSSGLGYTPTATEPAYVTTKAAVLALSQCLRADWGPRGVGVTAVCPGVINTPIIDHTRFLGDQDDPEAKRRTAKIFQRGHKPEKVAAAIIDAVERDRVVVPVGFEARIGWFLHRLAPLALQQAVARGGRR, encoded by the coding sequence ATGGGCCGCACCGCACACATCGAGATCCGCGGCGCCGTGGCGCTGGTCACCGGCGCCGGCAGCGGCATCGGCCGTTCCACCGCCCTCGCCCTCGCCGGACGGGGCGCCACCGTCCTGTGCGCCGACATCGACGGGGAGGCGGCCGAGAAGACGGCAGCGACCTGCGGGGAGCTCGGCGCCCCTGAGGCCACCGCCCACACCATCGACGTGGCCGACCGCGGGGCGGTCGAGGACCTCGCCGCCGAGGTGCGGTCCGCCCACGGCGCCCTCGGCGTGCTCGTCAACAACGCCGGTGTGGGCATGAGCGGCCGCTTCGCCGACATGTCGGCCGACGACTGGTCCTGGATCCGCAGCGTCAACCTCGACGGTGTGGTCAACGGCTGCGCCGCCTTCGGGCCGGCGATGGTGGCGCGTGGTCGTGGACACGTGGTCAACCTCTCGTCGGGCCTCGGTTACACGCCGACCGCGACCGAGCCCGCCTACGTGACCACCAAGGCTGCGGTGCTCGCCTTGTCGCAGTGCCTCCGGGCCGACTGGGGGCCTCGTGGGGTGGGCGTCACCGCCGTGTGCCCGGGCGTGATCAACACCCCGATCATCGACCACACCCGCTTCCTGGGCGACCAGGACGATCCTGAGGCCAAGCGCCGAACGGCCAAGATCTTCCAGCGGGGCCACAAGCCCGAGAAGGTCGCCGCCGCCATCATCGACGCCGTGGAGCGCGACCGGGTGGTGGTGCCCGTCGGCTTCGAGGCCCGCATCGGATGGTTCCTCCACCGTTTGGCGCCTCTCGCCCTCCAGCAGGCCGTGGCCCGTGGAGGTCGTCGCTGA
- a CDS encoding NAD(P)/FAD-dependent oxidoreductase: MTATTAPTPPVPTATQSANHVRVAIVGTGFAGLGAAIALQREGVEHTILERADDVGGTWRDNRYPGCRCDVPSHLYSFSFAPNPDWSETYSPQPEIFAYLRRTAEEHGVIERIRFGHEVREARWDAAAQRWAIDTAAGPMTADVLILGNGPLAEPAIPDLPGLDTFEGTTFHSATWRHDHDLAGERVAVIGTGASAIQFVPEIQPVVGHLTLFQRTPPWVLPHRNRRISPAERALYRRVPAAQRAVRSMVYWSRELFGTSLLRNAKSLDGLERMARKQLHEQVPDAELRARLTPDYKPGCKRLLLSNDYFPALGQPNVDVANEKIVGVRPHAVVTADGVEHAVDTIIFGTGFHVTDNPVANRLRGVGGTTLADRWASTGAQAYLGTTVPGFPNLFLLAGPNTGIGHTSLVVMIEAQLAYITDALRLMDETGAASVDVRPTTFAAWSEEIQAKAAGTVWNSGGCASWYLDAEGRNTTLWPDHTYKFRARTRRFDASSYELTAPPVPTETTVPTTTTGGAR; encoded by the coding sequence ATGACCGCCACGACCGCGCCCACCCCGCCGGTGCCAACCGCAACCCAATCCGCGAACCACGTGCGCGTGGCCATCGTCGGCACCGGCTTCGCCGGCCTCGGCGCCGCCATCGCCCTCCAGCGGGAGGGAGTCGAGCACACCATCCTCGAGCGGGCCGACGACGTCGGCGGCACCTGGCGCGACAACCGCTACCCCGGCTGTCGCTGCGACGTGCCCTCGCACCTCTACTCGTTCTCCTTCGCCCCCAACCCCGACTGGAGCGAGACCTACTCGCCTCAGCCCGAGATCTTCGCCTACCTCCGCCGCACGGCTGAGGAGCACGGTGTGATCGAGCGCATCCGCTTCGGTCATGAGGTTCGCGAGGCCCGGTGGGACGCCGCCGCCCAGCGCTGGGCGATCGACACCGCCGCCGGACCGATGACCGCCGACGTCCTCATCCTCGGCAACGGCCCGCTGGCCGAGCCGGCGATCCCCGACCTCCCCGGCCTCGACACCTTCGAGGGCACCACCTTTCACTCCGCGACCTGGCGTCACGACCACGACCTCGCCGGCGAGCGCGTCGCGGTCATCGGCACCGGTGCGTCGGCCATCCAGTTCGTGCCTGAGATCCAGCCGGTCGTCGGCCACCTCACCCTGTTCCAGCGCACCCCGCCGTGGGTGCTGCCGCACCGGAACCGGCGGATCTCGCCCGCCGAGCGCGCCCTCTACCGCCGGGTCCCTGCTGCCCAGCGGGCGGTGCGGTCGATGGTCTACTGGTCGCGCGAGCTCTTCGGGACCTCCCTGCTCCGAAACGCAAAGTCGCTCGACGGCTTGGAGCGCATGGCCCGCAAGCAGCTCCACGAGCAGGTCCCCGATGCCGAGCTCCGGGCCCGACTGACCCCCGACTACAAGCCCGGGTGCAAGCGCCTGCTGCTGAGCAACGACTACTTCCCAGCGCTCGGCCAGCCCAACGTCGACGTGGCGAACGAGAAGATCGTCGGGGTCCGTCCCCACGCCGTGGTGACCGCCGACGGCGTCGAGCACGCCGTTGACACGATCATCTTCGGCACCGGCTTCCACGTCACCGACAACCCGGTGGCCAACCGCCTCCGTGGGGTGGGCGGCACCACCCTGGCCGACCGGTGGGCGTCGACCGGTGCCCAGGCCTACCTCGGCACGACGGTGCCGGGCTTCCCCAACCTCTTCCTGCTCGCCGGCCCCAACACGGGGATCGGCCACACCTCGCTGGTCGTGATGATCGAGGCCCAGCTGGCCTACATCACCGACGCCCTGCGCCTCATGGACGAGACCGGCGCGGCCAGCGTCGATGTCCGGCCCACGACGTTTGCCGCCTGGTCGGAGGAGATCCAGGCCAAGGCGGCCGGCACCGTGTGGAACTCCGGTGGCTGCGCCAGCTGGTACCTCGACGCCGAGGGCCGCAACACCACCCTGTGGCCCGACCACACCTACAAGTTCCGGGCGCGCACCCGCCGCTTCGACGCCAGCAGCTACGAGCTGACCGCGCCGCCCGTCCCGACCGAGACCACCGTTCCTACCACTACCACCGGAGGTGCCCGCTGA
- a CDS encoding MerR family transcriptional regulator: MTDRGMTVVEEGAALSVQELADRTGVSVRTIRYYQAEGLLDAPVRSGREVRYGDGHRRRLEAITELQHRGLRLTAIHEILRHGDGAAAIAGWHGLGEALARPWSDDAPALVAEDDLAARLAGLPSGTREGLERTGVVERRADTTPVVYLVPSPGMLDVAVASLRLGLDLEVGMRMRDLLQARLRATAEELVARFTEEVSVAHLSTEGPDALAGLLDQLQPLTRRTVDLLFAHEMERAQRALLDDLAAAAEAGPASPTDSPEGTSR; encoded by the coding sequence GTGACTGATCGAGGGATGACGGTGGTCGAGGAGGGCGCGGCGCTGAGCGTCCAGGAGCTCGCCGACCGCACCGGCGTTTCGGTGCGCACCATCCGCTACTACCAGGCCGAAGGCCTCCTCGACGCGCCGGTCCGGTCGGGTCGCGAGGTCCGCTACGGCGACGGTCACCGCCGTCGGCTCGAGGCCATCACCGAGCTCCAGCACCGCGGCCTGCGCCTCACGGCGATCCACGAGATCCTGCGCCACGGTGACGGCGCCGCCGCCATCGCCGGCTGGCACGGCCTCGGTGAGGCGCTGGCCCGACCGTGGAGCGACGACGCCCCCGCCCTCGTCGCCGAGGACGACCTCGCGGCTCGGCTGGCCGGCCTCCCCTCGGGGACCCGTGAGGGACTGGAGCGGACCGGCGTGGTCGAGCGCCGTGCGGACACGACACCCGTCGTCTACCTCGTGCCCAGTCCGGGGATGCTCGACGTCGCCGTCGCATCGCTCCGCCTCGGGCTTGACCTGGAGGTGGGGATGCGGATGCGGGACCTCCTCCAGGCGCGCCTGCGCGCCACCGCCGAGGAGCTGGTGGCCCGCTTCACCGAGGAGGTCAGCGTCGCCCACCTGAGCACCGAGGGCCCCGACGCGCTCGCCGGCCTGCTCGACCAGCTCCAGCCGCTGACCCGGCGCACCGTCGACCTCCTCTTCGCCCACGAGATGGAGCGGGCGCAGCGTGCCCTCCTCGACGACCTCGCCGCCGCTGCCGAGGCAGGCCCCGCCAGCCCAACCGACTCCCCCGAAGGGACCTCACGATGA
- a CDS encoding MFS transporter produces the protein MTSTFAVVTGAALVTFISVGMLIPVLPRYVDGPLGSGSAGVGLVVGSIAFAAAVAQPALGPLSDRRGRRLLVVAGAALMSLSISGYALATSLPALVALRLVTGVGEAGVFVGAATAVNDLAPASRRGEAVSYFSVAVYGGLAIGPLVGEVLLEARGFTTVWLTAAGFAAAGGLLGLWTPPPAARRDPAVRSPRWQLHRAGLPPGVILSLAVVGFVGFAAFVPLYVATIGLAGSRFVFALYAVIVLVVRIFGARIPDRLGSLRGATGALSSIAAGMFVTSAWAAPTGLYLGTVLLALGMALLFPALMPLVVDRAPLAERGSATATFTTFFDLSQGIGAVVLGVVVSLTGYGAAFAVAGCLSLLGLVLLHRWFGGEPAPSVGGADRPAR, from the coding sequence GTGACGTCCACCTTCGCCGTGGTCACCGGCGCCGCCTTGGTCACGTTCATCTCGGTCGGGATGCTGATCCCGGTCCTGCCCCGCTACGTCGATGGGCCCCTGGGTTCCGGCAGCGCCGGGGTGGGGCTGGTGGTCGGCTCGATCGCGTTCGCGGCGGCGGTGGCCCAGCCGGCGCTGGGCCCGCTGAGCGACCGGCGGGGCCGGCGCCTCCTCGTGGTCGCCGGCGCCGCCCTGATGAGCCTCTCGATCAGCGGCTACGCCCTGGCCACCTCGCTGCCGGCCCTGGTGGCACTGCGTCTGGTGACGGGGGTGGGGGAGGCGGGCGTCTTCGTCGGCGCCGCCACCGCAGTGAACGACCTGGCGCCAGCCTCGCGACGTGGAGAGGCCGTCAGCTACTTCTCGGTCGCCGTCTATGGCGGCCTCGCCATCGGCCCGCTGGTCGGGGAGGTGCTCCTCGAGGCGCGCGGCTTCACCACGGTGTGGCTCACCGCGGCCGGCTTCGCCGCCGCCGGTGGCCTCCTCGGCCTGTGGACCCCACCGCCGGCCGCCCGCCGCGACCCGGCGGTGCGCTCACCTCGCTGGCAGCTGCACCGGGCCGGGCTGCCGCCAGGGGTGATCCTCTCGCTGGCCGTGGTGGGGTTCGTGGGCTTCGCCGCGTTCGTGCCGCTGTACGTGGCAACGATCGGCCTGGCGGGGTCGCGCTTCGTCTTCGCCCTCTACGCCGTCATCGTCCTGGTGGTCCGCATCTTCGGCGCTCGGATCCCCGACCGGCTGGGGTCGCTCAGGGGCGCCACCGGCGCGCTGTCCTCGATCGCCGCTGGGATGTTCGTGACCTCGGCGTGGGCGGCCCCTACCGGGCTGTACCTGGGCACGGTGCTGCTCGCCCTCGGGATGGCTCTGCTGTTCCCCGCCCTCATGCCGCTGGTGGTCGACCGTGCCCCGCTGGCGGAGCGGGGGTCGGCCACCGCGACCTTCACCACGTTCTTCGACCTGTCCCAGGGCATCGGGGCCGTCGTCCTCGGGGTGGTGGTGAGCCTCACCGGCTACGGCGCGGCGTTCGCGGTGGCGGGTTGCCTCTCGCTGCTGGGCCTGGTGCTGCTCCACCGCTGGTTCGGCGGGGAGCCGGCGCCCTCGGTCGGTGGTGCCGACCGACCCGCTCGGTAG
- a CDS encoding Gfo/Idh/MocA family oxidoreductase, which yields MIVGVLGLGRIGATHAANLADLQGVEIVAFDPDPAAAERTVSTTGARALPDRDAVLGEADAVVIATPTANHPDDLAAVATAGLPMLCEKPISLDLASTATALEVVARAGVEVQIGFMRRFDAGFVEMRRLVESGDLGDVYLVRAASHDHVPPHESYLDQSGSVFRDMHIHDFDAVRWLTGRDVVEVYAAGSVLVDEMFRRHGDVDMSALVLVLEGGVLASITGARANPLGYDHRTEVIGSHDAVCAGWNERTPLRSVDLDGGRPPIAPYPAFSERFGPAYRAEVEAFVALVRGEGENRSPGHAALEALRVAVAADRSLAEHRPVAVAEITP from the coding sequence GTGATCGTCGGCGTGCTCGGGCTGGGACGCATCGGTGCGACCCACGCCGCGAACCTGGCGGATCTCCAGGGCGTGGAGATCGTGGCGTTCGACCCAGATCCGGCAGCGGCGGAGCGAACCGTCTCGACCACCGGCGCGCGAGCGCTGCCCGATCGTGACGCCGTGCTCGGCGAGGCCGACGCCGTCGTCATCGCCACCCCGACCGCCAACCACCCCGACGACCTCGCGGCGGTGGCGACAGCCGGACTGCCCATGTTGTGCGAGAAGCCCATCTCGCTGGACCTGGCGTCGACGGCGACGGCGCTAGAGGTCGTGGCGCGAGCCGGTGTCGAGGTGCAGATCGGGTTCATGCGCCGATTCGACGCCGGCTTCGTGGAGATGCGCAGGCTCGTCGAGTCCGGCGACCTCGGGGACGTCTACCTCGTGCGTGCCGCGAGCCACGATCACGTCCCGCCGCACGAGTCGTACCTCGACCAGTCCGGCAGCGTGTTCCGCGACATGCACATCCACGACTTCGACGCGGTGCGGTGGTTGACGGGGCGCGACGTCGTCGAGGTGTACGCGGCGGGCTCCGTCCTCGTCGACGAGATGTTCCGCCGGCACGGCGACGTCGACATGTCCGCCCTCGTCCTCGTGCTCGAGGGTGGCGTCCTGGCGTCGATCACCGGTGCGAGGGCGAACCCGCTCGGCTACGACCACCGGACCGAGGTCATCGGGTCGCACGACGCGGTGTGTGCCGGTTGGAACGAGCGGACACCGCTGCGATCGGTGGATCTGGACGGTGGTCGCCCCCCGATCGCGCCGTACCCGGCGTTCTCGGAGCGGTTCGGACCGGCGTACCGCGCCGAGGTCGAGGCCTTCGTCGCGCTGGTCCGGGGAGAGGGTGAGAACCGGAGCCCAGGGCACGCCGCGCTCGAGGCGCTCCGTGTCGCCGTTGCGGCCGACCGATCGCTCGCCGAGCATCGACCCGTGGCGGTCGCCGAGATCACACCGTGA
- a CDS encoding GNAT family N-acetyltransferase produces the protein MADAWRSGYRGILPQGFLDRLDFADRVDVWEDSIRAAWNDGRPVDGPEHGPEMFVADRSGEVVGVTTVGASRDESVPDGGELWMLNVAAAHWGSGVGTALLDTARHALEHRGFHRPLLWVFEVNERARSLYERSGWQPDGATRHLEIADQELLEIRMRL, from the coding sequence GTGGCCGACGCGTGGCGCAGCGGCTATCGCGGCATCCTTCCCCAGGGGTTCCTCGACCGTCTCGACTTCGCAGACCGTGTCGATGTCTGGGAGGACAGCATCCGAGCGGCGTGGAACGACGGCCGACCAGTCGATGGTCCCGAGCACGGTCCGGAGATGTTCGTTGCCGACCGCTCGGGCGAGGTCGTCGGCGTGACGACCGTGGGAGCAAGCCGAGATGAGTCGGTGCCCGACGGAGGTGAGCTGTGGATGCTCAACGTCGCTGCGGCGCACTGGGGCAGTGGGGTCGGCACCGCGCTTCTCGACACGGCAAGGCACGCGCTGGAGCACCGAGGCTTCCATCGCCCGCTCCTCTGGGTGTTCGAAGTGAACGAGCGAGCGCGATCGCTCTATGAGCGCAGCGGGTGGCAGCCTGACGGCGCGACTCGCCACCTGGAGATCGCTGACCAGGAGCTGCTCGAGATCCGAATGCGCCTCTAG
- a CDS encoding alkyl sulfatase dimerization domain-containing protein: MADLLALSSRIIDSGVADEPVNRVTQELSEVADGIAVVESFSHVVSIDTGDGLVCFDASGVGTGAEATTALRTWRTDPVDTLVYTHGHVDHVGGSGALLADARERGHRPPRVAAHEAVAARFDRYRRTDGWNRAINARQFGGVSRRAGLGIGAPKRFLPDDVAAPTTTFAHHLSLSVGGTAIELRHGRGETDDHLWAWLPASRAICAGDFVIWNFPNAGNPQKVQRYPLEWAQVLREMASMGPELLLPAHGLPIGGADRVALVLGEIAAALETLVADTLALMNDGASLDTVLHEVRVGPEVLERPWLRPLYDEPEFVVRNIWRLYGGWWDGDPSSLKPAPRADVAREVATLAGGALLLARRAGELADAGDLRLACHLAELAADADPTDAEVHEVRARVYQARRDAETSLMAKGIYAGAARESRAAAEGPDATG, translated from the coding sequence GTGGCTGACCTGCTCGCCCTCTCGTCCCGCATCATCGACAGCGGGGTCGCCGACGAACCCGTGAACCGGGTGACCCAGGAGCTCTCCGAAGTCGCCGACGGCATCGCCGTGGTCGAGTCGTTCTCCCACGTGGTGAGCATCGATACCGGCGACGGCCTGGTCTGCTTCGACGCCAGCGGCGTCGGCACCGGGGCGGAAGCCACCACCGCCCTGCGCACCTGGCGCACCGATCCGGTGGACACCCTCGTCTACACCCACGGCCACGTCGACCACGTCGGCGGCAGCGGCGCCCTCCTCGCGGATGCCCGCGAGCGGGGCCACCGTCCGCCCCGGGTCGCGGCCCACGAAGCGGTGGCGGCCCGCTTCGACCGCTACCGGCGGACCGACGGCTGGAACCGAGCCATCAATGCCCGCCAGTTCGGTGGCGTCTCCCGTCGCGCCGGACTCGGGATTGGGGCCCCCAAACGGTTCCTCCCCGATGACGTAGCTGCCCCGACGACCACCTTCGCCCACCACCTCTCGCTGTCGGTGGGCGGCACCGCCATCGAGCTGCGCCACGGCCGGGGAGAGACCGACGACCACCTCTGGGCCTGGCTCCCGGCCTCGCGGGCCATCTGCGCCGGTGACTTCGTGATCTGGAACTTCCCCAACGCCGGCAACCCCCAGAAGGTGCAGCGCTACCCTCTCGAGTGGGCCCAGGTCCTCCGGGAGATGGCCTCCATGGGTCCCGAGCTGTTGCTGCCCGCCCACGGGCTCCCCATCGGCGGCGCCGACCGGGTGGCCCTGGTGCTCGGCGAGATCGCTGCCGCCCTCGAGACGCTGGTGGCCGACACCCTCGCCCTCATGAACGACGGCGCCTCCCTCGACACGGTCCTCCACGAGGTGCGGGTCGGCCCCGAGGTGCTGGAGCGCCCCTGGCTGCGGCCCCTCTACGACGAGCCCGAGTTCGTGGTGCGCAACATCTGGCGGCTCTACGGCGGCTGGTGGGACGGCGACCCCTCGAGCCTGAAGCCGGCGCCGAGGGCCGACGTGGCTCGCGAGGTGGCGACCCTCGCAGGCGGGGCCCTGCTGCTCGCCCGTCGGGCCGGCGAGCTGGCCGACGCCGGCGACCTGCGGCTCGCCTGCCACCTCGCCGAGCTGGCAGCTGACGCCGACCCGACCGACGCCGAGGTCCACGAGGTCCGCGCCCGCGTCTACCAGGCCCGCCGCGACGCCGAGACGTCGCTCATGGCCAAGGGCATCTACGCCGGCGCCGCCCGCGAGTCACGAGCCGCGGCGGAGGGACCCGACGCAACGGGCTGA